The following nucleotide sequence is from Nitrospira sp..
GCAGGCCTGTCGCACGGCGGCCCCGCCTTTTTTTTGTCCGAGCTCCAGGGCCGCATGGGCCGCCGACGTTGCCAGTTTGCCCAGCATGTCCGCCGCCAAGAGCGCCAGTTCTTCTTTCTTCTTGCGGTTGGTCCAGGACCATTCCGTGAGGAGGCCCTGCCAGTAGGGAACGGCCTCGTCTCCGACGGTCTGCTTCATGGCCAGGTAGATGGCACGTTTCTCCGCCGGGGATCGGTCAAGAAAACCATCCTGAGTCAAGAAGGGCGACCAGTGCTGGAAGGACGCCTGGTAGTGTCCGGTGGCGAGCAGCTTCATGGCGGTCAGTCGAACGGTTTCGTCCTGGTCCAAGAGCAGGCTGATCAACCTGTTCCCCGGGCCGGATGGCCGCAGACTTGCCAGGAGGCGGAGCACATCGCGCCGCACGGTCGCATCCGGATGGCGAAGAGCTTTCTCGATCTGGTCTGCGAACTGCGGGTTGTTCCAGCGGGCCAGAAGCGTGAGGAGGTTCCGCACATACATCGGGCGCTTGTCGGTTAGCCCGCGCAGGATCGATTCAGGATGTTCGGGGCCGAGTACCTGGAGCGCTTCCATCACAATCCCCTGGTGCGCGGGCACTTCCAGTCCGGCCAGCAAAGAACACAGGGCCGGGACCGCCTCCTTCTTCATCATCAACAGGAGCGTCAGGAGTCCTTCCGTCTTGGCGTCCTGATTGCGGTTGAGGTGCAATCCGATCGCCTTCACCCGTTCAGGCCGATTGAGTCCGTCAAACAGGCCGGCGACTTGCTGCTTATGCGACTCTGAAAGGTCCTTTCGTACGGCTTCGGTATCCTGAAGCAGGGTCAGCACTGTTTCGAGCACCGTCCATTGCCCGTTGCGGATCAGCACATCGAGTACCTGTTCCCAGACATCGAATAGCTTGCTCAGCAAGGCATGGGAGGGTTCGGAAGCCAGCACCGCCGTCAACACATCCAGGATGTAGGCCATCCCGTCCCGGCGCGTTTCGGCGGCGATCTCCTTCGTCAGGGCCTCAAGTTCCTGCTGGGACACTTCGTATCCGACGACGTGAAGTTGGAAGCGCTGGCTGGCGTCCGACTCTGTGCGGGCGGTCCCGCCGTCGCCGCCTCCAGCGGTTGCCGCGCGTTCTCGATCCAGAATGTCGCGCAATGACGTGACGGATTGGTTCATGTAGCCCTGCGTTTGCAGTTCCAGGACATCGGGGCCGAAACCAGATGAACGGACCAATTCTTCCGCCGTCACGAGTGCGATGGTGCTGAGGTTCTTGGCCCAGAGCCGCGTCACGATGTCGTCATCGTCGTCCTCGACACTCGGCTTGTCGCCCGCGGCGTCGCCGGAACCGGTGCCCCAGAGGGCCTCCAGAAAAAACGACAAGTCTTCACGCGAGAGACCCTGATGAAAACTCAGTTCGCGGATCCCATCCGCGTACATTTTGAATGCGATGCTGTCACCCGTCGCCTCGCTCTCGGGCTGGTAGACAACCTCGTCCTTGAAGAAGAGTTGATTGCGTTGAATGAGGAAGGCTAGCTGACCATACTGTTCCAGGTGTTTGGTCAGCTCATCGTAGAATTGCCTGAAGAAGCGCTCTGCCACGGGATTCTTGGCACCGTAGGTCCGGGCCGATTTGGCGGATTTGTCGAGCAGCTTGAGCAACTGCTTGACGGAGACCACCTCGGGGTCGGTTCCTGCGTCGAACGTCTTCGAGGAATGCATAGGGTCAGTGGTACCGTGGGCCTTTACCTTCGTCAAGGAAATAGCCGCTCGCTGCAGCCGTTGCCTCCGCGTCGGTGACTCAGTAGAATCTTGCCGTGCAGCCAGCATCCACCACGCCGGTGATCGTCTGTTTCGGTGACAGTCTCACCGCCGGTTATCAAAGTCCGCAGCCCTTCCAATCGCATGCCCCGGAGACGCCGTATGGGCTGGTCTTGCAGGAGCGCCTGGGGTCACGTGCGCGAGTGGAAGTGAGCGGA
It contains:
- a CDS encoding HEAT repeat domain-containing protein — protein: MHSSKTFDAGTDPEVVSVKQLLKLLDKSAKSARTYGAKNPVAERFFRQFYDELTKHLEQYGQLAFLIQRNQLFFKDEVVYQPESEATGDSIAFKMYADGIRELSFHQGLSREDLSFFLEALWGTGSGDAAGDKPSVEDDDDDIVTRLWAKNLSTIALVTAEELVRSSGFGPDVLELQTQGYMNQSVTSLRDILDRERAATAGGGDGGTARTESDASQRFQLHVVGYEVSQQELEALTKEIAAETRRDGMAYILDVLTAVLASEPSHALLSKLFDVWEQVLDVLIRNGQWTVLETVLTLLQDTEAVRKDLSESHKQQVAGLFDGLNRPERVKAIGLHLNRNQDAKTEGLLTLLLMMKKEAVPALCSLLAGLEVPAHQGIVMEALQVLGPEHPESILRGLTDKRPMYVRNLLTLLARWNNPQFADQIEKALRHPDATVRRDVLRLLASLRPSGPGNRLISLLLDQDETVRLTAMKLLATGHYQASFQHWSPFLTQDGFLDRSPAEKRAIYLAMKQTVGDEAVPYWQGLLTEWSWTNRKKKEELALLAADMLGKLATSAAHAALELGQKKGGAAVRQACGNALAAITRLQRQHIPPAANG